The nucleotide sequence TGAAAACTATTTATAATTCCGATGACCTGCTGTTGTTCATAGGGGGTTAGAAATTCCGTCCAGCGTATATCATGACTTTTTAGTACCCCTTCCACTTTTCCTAAGGCTCGTACAACCCGTTCCTTTGCCTCCTGGTCCTGTATATGTTGGGTATATTTTTCCTTATCGATCAAAACATCCCTCCATTACAATACCATAAAGGCTAAATTTCTCAGGAAGGGAATGATCAGCCAATTGATCAGTAAAATCGCCACAATCGGTGAAAAATCCAGCATTCCCTGATATTTAAACACGTTGTATATCAAACTTCGTATGGGGCCCAAAATCGGTTCTGTAACACTGTACAAAACTGAAGCAATGGGACTTGTGGGGTTGGGGTTTACCCAGGACATGATAATCCTTGCCAGGATCAAAAAATTTATTATTCTGCCCAATTGAAACAGGGCTTGGCTTACGGTGTATGCATCAAACAATGTCGAACAACTCCTTAATTTATGTCAGTTAACATTCTATTTCTGCCAGGGGAAAGGTCCCTTCGCCTTAAAATCTTCCCGGGTTCCCGCTCCGGTTAATTCCACGTTGCTGGGAGCTAAAATGAAAATCGATGCAGAAACTTTTTGAATGTTACCATCTAAAGCATAAACCGCTCCGGATAAAAAGTCAAAGAATTTCTTTGCCAGCTCCGTTTCCACCTCTTCTAAGTTCACCACTACGGGCTTTCGTGTTTTTAAATTATCCACAATTACAGAGGCTTCTTCAAAATCCTTGGGCTCGAAAATCACGACGTTTACCTGTTCATTCTTGTGAAGGTTATACACTTTGTTTGTTTTTGAAGTTTGCATGGTCTGCTCCTCTTCTACTTCGCCGTCATACTCTTCATTTTCCAGTTCGTCCTCATCCATTCCAACAAAGTACTTCACTTTTTCAATTAACTTTTCTGCCATTGCTAAAACCTCCTATTATTATTTTTTTGATTTAGGTCTTTCCCCAAATAAGGTTCTTCCCAGTCGAAGCATGTTGGATCCTTCTTCCACCGCCACCTCAAAATCGTTGGACATTCCCATGGAGAGATAATCCATACTTACATTGTTATATTCCTCTTTTTTCAGCTCTTCAAACATATTTTTCAACTTTTTAAAACATTCCCTGGTTTCTTCAGGGTCCTGGTAAAAAGGGGCCATGGTCATCAGCCCTCGAATCTTAAGGGACTTGAAAGTTTCTATATTTTTCAAAAAGGATATGACATCCTCCATAAAAATACCGTATTTTG is from Isachenkonia alkalipeptolytica and encodes:
- a CDS encoding YggT family protein, coding for MFDAYTVSQALFQLGRIINFLILARIIMSWVNPNPTSPIASVLYSVTEPILGPIRSLIYNVFKYQGMLDFSPIVAILLINWLIIPFLRNLAFMVL
- a CDS encoding cell division protein SepF, which gives rise to MAEKLIEKVKYFVGMDEDELENEEYDGEVEEEQTMQTSKTNKVYNLHKNEQVNVVIFEPKDFEEASVIVDNLKTRKPVVVNLEEVETELAKKFFDFLSGAVYALDGNIQKVSASIFILAPSNVELTGAGTREDFKAKGPFPWQK